A genomic segment from Xyrauchen texanus isolate HMW12.3.18 chromosome 21, RBS_HiC_50CHRs, whole genome shotgun sequence encodes:
- the LOC127661645 gene encoding aquaporin-11-like — MADLSVSLSLLLGIVVFSEVARRISLYLLPKRVWTIYVLEFISTFQLCACTHELKLLAEVALLEPHIGLTVTYVISVVHGLSFHGAICNPTGALEQLCRGTLTRRGALARILCQLIAAVVARSVMPHVWALALSGLHSQHKLMGFKCMHSPINVPLLQAASVEMGCAFVIHTAASNMDKVEKYRVHATAAVITTLVYAGGHITGAVFNPALAFSIQFPCPGNTFLEYTFVYWLGPILGMTGSLLLFDQVIPVISGKSTVSKNLNSHGLRKKKMN; from the exons ATGGCCGATCTCAGCGTCTCCTTGTCCCTGTTGTTGGGGATTGTAGTTTTCAGCGAGGTGGCGAGGAGGATTTCCTTATATCTGCTACCAAAACGCGTCTGGACCATATATGTGCTGGAGTTTATTTCCACGTTCCAACTGTGCGCGTGCACGCATGAGTTAAAGCTCCTCGCGGAGGTGGCCTTACTCGAGCCGCACATTGGTTTAACTGTCACGTATGTGATCTCGGTGGTCCACGGGCTTTCATTCCACGGCGCGATCTGTAACCCCACCGGCGCTCTGGAGCAACTTTGCCGCGGGACTCTCACCCGCAGAGGGGCACTAGCACGGATTTTATGCCAGCTGATCGCGGCTGTGGTGGCACGCAGCGTGATGCCACACGTATGGGCACTGGCGCTCTCTGGCCTTCACTCACAGCACAAACTGATGGGGTTTAAATGCATGCACAGCCCCATTAATGTCCCGCTGCTGCAGGCTGCCTCGGTGGAAATGGGCTGCGCTTTTGTGATACACACTGCAGCCTCTAACATGGATAAAGTGGAGAAATATCGAGTTCATGCCACAGCTGCTGTCATTACCACCTTAGTCTATGCAG GTGGACACATCACCGGAGCAGTCTTCAACCCAGCACTGGCATTCTCAATTCAGTTCCCCTGTCCTGGAAACACTTTCTTAGAGTACACATTTGTATACTGGCTGGGGCCAATACTAG GTATGACAGGCTCTCTGCTGCTTTTTGACCAAGTGATCCCAGTCATTTCAGGAAAAAGCACAGTTTCGAAGAACCTGAACTCCCATGGACTCAGAAAGAAAAAGATGAATTAA